The Arachis ipaensis cultivar K30076 chromosome B07, Araip1.1, whole genome shotgun sequence genome includes a window with the following:
- the LOC107607063 gene encoding LOW QUALITY PROTEIN: leukotriene A-4 hydrolase homolog (The sequence of the model RefSeq protein was modified relative to this genomic sequence to represent the inferred CDS: inserted 2 bases in 1 codon; substituted 3 bases at 3 genomic stop codons), whose product MEVLDLTPPPSFSWRLCPDLNLNLVRENPILGGTPSLIFNPSLSHSHALSLSLQTPPHSSLSKPHSGPFFLNARSLTIHYALYADEAIIFSLSTTSDPIKDTLLTLMLSNHSSFILTFSTFPSSSALXRLFPPQICNKIHPYVYTQCQAIHARSIFPSHNISARTICYSAILNIPSELSAVMAANCVMTXRPPRDDNAATLASLNLKWCSQDRVVEEFVMEQPVPRYLFAFAVGTXTRVYAEEGSTVLDSTAKEFEGREDMSGEGEKLFGKYDXEMFDLLGLSPSFSYGRMENPKMVVTGFWR is encoded by the exons TGTCCTGACTTGAATCTGAACTTGGTTCGTGAGAATCCGATCCTAGGTGGCACTCCATCCCTTATCTTCAacccctctctctctcactcacacgctctctctctctctctccaaacgCCTCCACACTCTTCACTCTCCAAACCTCACTCTGGCCCCTTCTTCCTCAACGCTCGCTCCCTCACCATCCACTATGCCCTTTACGCTGATGAAGCCATCATCTTCTCCCTCTCCACCACCTCTGATCCCATCAAGGACACCCTCCTCACTCTCATGCTTTCCAACCACTCTTCCTTCATCCTCACCTTCTCCACCTTCCCTTCCTCTTCAGCACTCTAACGGCTCTTTCCTCCACAAATCTGCAACAAAATCCACCCTTACGTCTACACTCAGTGCCAAGCCATCCATGCGCGCTCTATCTTTCCCTCCCACAACATTTCTGCCCGAACGATTTGTTACTCTGCCATCCTCAACATCCCTTCTGAGCTCTCCGCAGTCATGGCTGCAAATTGCGTGATGAC ACGCCCTCCACGTGACGACAACGCCGCTACGCTTGCCTCATTAAACTTGAAGTGGTGCAGCCAAGACCGCGTGGTGGAGGAGTTTGTGATGGAGCAGCCGGTGCCTCGTTATCTCTTTGCCTTCGCGGTTGGGACCTAGACTAGGGTTTATGCGGAGGAGGGTTCGACGGTGCTGGACTCAACAGCGAAAGAGTTCGAGGGAAGAGAGGATATGAGTGGGGAAGGAGAGAAGCTCTTCGGAAAATACGACTAGGAAATGTTTGATCTTTTGGGGCTGTCACCGAGTTTTTCTTACGGCAGAATGGAGAATCCAAAGATGGTTGTCACAGGATTTTGGAGGTGA